In the Clostridia bacterium genome, TCTAGATTATATCCTAGCGCGTTTCCTTGTGTAAAGTCTGCGCCCTGCAGAACTTGCAGTACTTCTTTCGCTCGATCCTGTCTGGGTCGTTCTTCTTGTTCTTTGTGGTCTGGTAGTTGCGGTTCTTGCACTCCGTACACTGGAGGGTGATGCCTTCCCGCATGTCGTTGGACCTCCCTCGTTTGAACCCTCGTCCGTGCTCCCCTTCCAGCTCGGGACCAGGGGCGCGAATAGCGCCCCTCAGCGTGGGGGCGCACTTTCAGTCACTTTTAGACGTTACCACACCTGCGTTAGGCTGTCAACGGCTGGGCGAGCGGCCGAGCGGCGCCGCGTCAACCTACAGTCGGTCGATACCTCCTGTGGATCGCGCGCAGGGCGCACAGGACCGCCAACAATTCTGGCACTGCGATCCTCGAATCGCCATCGATGGAGCTTCGACGGCGTCGCACGCTGACACTGTTACCCATTCTCGCACCCTTGACTGAATAGAGACGCGAGTTCTTTCACTTGAACACAGGGCCCCATCTCAATTCCCTCTCGGATTCGCGCGCGTTGCACACCCAAC is a window encoding:
- the rpmG gene encoding 50S ribosomal protein L33, with translation MREGITLQCTECKNRNYQTTKNKKNDPDRIERKKYCKFCRAQTLHKETR